The Urbifossiella limnaea nucleotide sequence GGGCGGCGCGGCCGACCGACGACGGTCGCGCTTCACTGCGGCAGTGGTTCCCGCGGAAGTGGCGGAGAACTCTCACGCCGACGATGACTGCCGGTAAGCCGCCCTTCCTTGGGAAAGTGTGACGGCGACTTCGGGAAATGTTCCGGGTTGAGCGTTGCGCAGGTGATAGGTCCGGGAAAGCAGGCCATTCACGGTGACGCATCCCGGTCGTAAGCCGTCCGCTGGCAGGGACTTGGCCAAGCCAGGGAGAGGGCGCGCCCATGCTGTTCGGTGGGGTCTTCGAGCGGTTCCTAGAGGAGAGCCCGCTCAGCGTGATGTCCCGGGCGACCATCGAGCACGCCCTCTCGGCCTCGGCCCTCGACGCGCTGTTCGACCGGACCGCCGAGCGCGGGTACACCCGGGAGTTGCTGTTCTCCACGACGGTCGATCTGATGACCCTGGTGGTCGGCGGCAAGGCCCTCCACGTCCAGGCCGCCTACCGGCACCTGCGGGACCGCGTCCCGGTCACCCTCAAGTGCGTCTACGACAAGCTCCGGAACATCGAGACGGGCGTGTCCGCGGGGCTGGTCGCGCACGTGTCGGGCCGGTGCGAGGGGCTGATCACCGCGCTGGGCGGGGGGTGCAAGAGCCTGCTGCCGGGCTACCGGGTGCGGGTCCTCGACGGCAACCACCTGGCCGCCACCCAGCGGCGGCTGGGCGTCACCCGGGGGCACACCGCCGGCCCCTTGCCCGGGCAGAGTTTGGTCGTGCTCGACCCGGCCCTGATGCTGGTCACCGACATCGTCCCGTGCGAGGACGCCCACACCCAGGAGCGGGCGCTGATCGACCAGATTGTGCCGCTGGTGCGGGAGCGGGACGTGTGGGTCGCGGACCGCAACTTCTGCACGGCGGAGTTCCTGTGTGAGGTGGCCGCCCGGCGGGCCTACGTCGTCATCCGACGCCACGGGAACCTGAGCGTCGAGGCCGAAGCCGGGTACGGGGCCGAGGTCGCGACGGACCGGGGCTGGGTGGGCGAGCGGCGGGTCTGGGTCTGCTGGGGTGGGGCGCGGTTGGTGCGCCTGCGGCAGGTGCGGGTGCGGCTGCGGGCGCCGACCGCGGACGGGGACGCGGAGGTGGAGATCCTGACCAACCTGCCGGCGAAGGTGCCGGCCAAGAAGGTGGCCGAGATCTACCTCAAGCGGTGGAAGATCGAGGGGGCCTTCCACGAGTTGACAGTCGCCTTGAACTGTGAGGTGAACACCCTGGGGTACCCCAGGGCCGCGCTGTTCGGGTTCTGCGTGGCGGTGGCCGCGTACAACGTGCTGGCCGTACTGAAGGCGGCCCTGCGGGCGGTGCATGGTGAGAAGAAGGTGCAGGAGGAGGTGTCGGGGTATTACCTGGCGCTGGAGTGGGCGATGGTGTACGCGGGGATGATGATCGCCCTGCCCGCGTCGGAATGGGAGGCGTTCGGTCCGATGCCCAGCCCGGAGTTGGCCGGCCACCTCCGCGAGTGGGCGGGCAAGGTCGACCTTGGGAGGATCAAGAAAGCGCCGCCCCGGAAGCCGACGAGGACGGCGACCCGACGGATCAAGGACAAGAGCCCACATGTTTCCACGGCCCGGTTGCTCGACGAGGGGAAGAAGACCCGTCAGGCGAAAGTCAGCCGGAATCCGTGAGTCTCACACCGTGAATGGCCTGGTCCGGGAAAGTGGTGGCCTCGTCCGGTGGGAACCCGGCCGTCGCTCTGCTCCGGGTGAGGAACGTGGCTGCCCTCGATAACTGTGGCGTCTCCACCGTGGTCGCTGCCGGGGGAACCGTGGGTTCGACCCCACGGCCCCACCGCATCAGTTGTTTGGACGAGGGACCTCCTTCCGCCCGCTGACCGGGATGTTGATTTGATTCGTGCCGCTATAGGAACTCCTGTCTTCGGATAGCTGGCAGGTGTCGACCCATTCCCCACCGGGAGCGGTCTCATCAGGCCACCGCATGATCAGAGTTTTGCCATCGAACGACCAACTTCCCTGACCCATCGGGTCCGTCGCCCGTCCGATGATCGACGTCGCGTCCGCTCGCAGGGTGATTGGGACGGGTGTTCCGTCCACGACCTGGTGCAACCAGACGCCGACGAGTTGGCGGGCCGTCGGATGGAGTTTTTCGGGGGCGGGCGGCGTGAAGCGTGCCATGACCCGCCGCGGGGGCGGGGCGACCGCGACGCGAAAGTCCTCGATCGCCTCGGCGCGCACCCGGATCAGTACTGGGTCGCGGGCGTTGTGTTTCTCCGCGTCCTCGAGTGCGAAGTCGTAGGCACGACGCGCGTCCAACGACCGATCCGGCTCGACGCGTTCGAGACACCGCGCACGGAGAAAGAGTTCCACGCTATCCAACGGCATACTCAGGTGGCTACTTCCTTTGGATTCGTACAGTTCGTGTACCCCGGCCCAGTCCCCACTTTGGGCCAGTGCAACTCCGAGCACCCGGCGAGCCACACGGTTGTCCGGCTCCCGGGCGAGCTCGGCCTTCGCCAGTTGGATCGCACGGGAGGGATCGCGGAAGCAGGGGTCCGGGCAGGTCGCCAGAAACCACCCGAGCCCGTACGCGGAATTGGGGGTCTTCTCGAAGCTCTCGAGTGCGTCCCGGAAGGCCCCCGCCGCGTCGGCGTACCGGTCGTGTAAGGTGTACATCTCGCCCATCAGATTCAGGGTCTGTGCCTTCAGCTGGTAGAGTTGCGAATCCAAACCCTTCGGGCGCGTTGCTTGGGTGCTGATCAGCTCGAGGATTTCCCGGCAAGCCGTGTCGGCATCGGTGGCCGCCCCGCGCTCGGCCATCAGGGTCGCGAGCCCGAGCTTACTCCGCCCAGCCAACAGGACCATGAACCATTCCGTCCCCGCCTTGTTAACCTTAGTCTCCATCCCCGGCTTGGTAATATCCGCCTCCGCTCGCTCGAGGTGGGCGAGTGCCCGGCGGAATGCCGCCTCGGCCTCGGCGCCACGCCCTTGCTGGTGCAGACACATTCCGACGTTGTTCTCTCCCAAATATGCCGAGAGGAGGTAAGTGTAACGATCGCCGGGTCGGCACGCGGCCAGCGTTCGAACGCTCATCGCCGCCATTTTGTTACCGACCTCCGCCCCGGTCTCAAACTTACGCAGGTCACGGCACGTGTTTGTTATTTGGCTGTATAAGGCCACCAACTTCTGTGGATACTCGCTTTTATCCGGGTAGGCGCTGACTGCCTCCTCCAGTGCGGCAGCCATCTGCAAGTTGAGGTCGAGGGCCGTGCGCGGATTTGCAAATAATTTTTCTAGTTTTTGATCGTTTGCACCTCCGAGCCTCGCGATCACGCCGAGCGAAATCGTGAGGGCCCGATCGGACCGCTGGAAGTCGGCCTGTGCGCGGCCCAACGCGGCGGCCTCGGCCTTCCGGGCCTCACGCTCGGCGGCGAGCGCGTCGGTCCGGTCTTTCAGCGCGTCGGTCCGGTCTTTCAGCGCGCGGTCGCGCTCGTCCCGCTCGCCCCGAACGATGACCAGCGCCCCCGTCAGCACGACCAGAGCCACCGCCAACGAGGCGAACGCTGCCATCACGACGGCACTGTTCCGCCGGGCCCACTTGCCGACGCGTTCCGCCGTCCCGGCCCGCTTCGCCCAGACCGGCCTCTGCTCCAGGACGCAGCGGAGGTCGGCGGCGAACTGTTTGGCAGACGGGTAGCGGCGCGCCGGGTCCTTCTCGATCGCCTTGAGGACCACCGTCTCCAGGTCGCGTGGGATCGAACGGTCCACCTTGCGGGGGGCGACCGGGTCGGCCGACACAACCCGGGCCAGAACCTCGTGGCGGTCGCGCCCGGCGAACGCCGGGGTGAGGGTGAGCAACTCGTACAGGGTGGCCCCGAGCGAGTACACGTCGCTCCGGTGGTCGACCAGGTCGTGCTTCGCCCCGGCCTGCTCCGGGCTCATGTACCGCAGGGTGCCGATCACGTCCCCGGTCCCCGTCATCCCCGGATCGGCGGCCAGCTTCGCGAGCCCGAAGTCGGCCACGAACAGGTGCCCGCTGCCGTCCACCAGCAGGTTCCCCGGCTTCACGTCCCGGTGCACAACCCCCACGGCGTGGGCGTGCTCCAGGGCGTCCGCCGCCTGGATCCCCCACTCCACCACCCGCCGGACGTACGCCGCATCCGCCGGCGGTCGGGATGACGCCGTGCCGGGGGTTTGCGGACGATCTTCTGGGGTGTCGTCGGTGGTGTCCGGGGCAAAACTTCGGGTCGGGTCCTGCGCCGCGGCCGCCGGCTGCGGTGTGCCGGTCGGTGGCGCCTCCCCACGCCGCTCGCGGACGAGGTCGGCCAGGGTCCGGCCGTCGACGAACTGCATGGCGATGTAGTGGAACCCGCGGTCGCACCCGACTCCGTGGACCCGGACCACGTGCGGGTGGTCGAGCGACGCCGCGGCCAGGGCCTCGTTCCGGAACCGCTGCAGCTGCCGGGGGTCTGCCACGGCCGCGAACGGGAGGATTTTCAGGGCCACCCGCCGGCCGCCGAGGGACACCTGCTCGGCCTCGTACACCACTCCCATCCCGCCCCGCCCGACCTCCCGCACGATGCGGAAGTCCCCGAGCTCTTCGAGGCGTTGGGGAGCCGATCCGGTCGGCGGGTGTGGCGGTTCGGGACGTGGGGTGGGGGCGGCCAGCCGGAGGGCCGCCAGGGTCCAGCGGATGTCGTCTGCCAGCGCCGGGTGGCGGGCGGCGTACTCCTCCGGATCCGGATCCTCCCCGGCCGACCGCCGGGCCAGGTAGTCGTCGGCCACCCCGGCCAGCAGGTCGGCGACCTCGTCCCCACACTCGCCCGAGTCGCCCGCGCGGTCACTCATCGCATTTCTCCAAGACCCCCGACTCCCGGAGTGCCCGCTGGAGGCGGAACAGCGCCCGCCCGTACCGCTGGCGGGCGGCCGCCGGGTCGACCCCGAGGAGCAACCCGGCCTCGACGTGGGACAGCCCGTCGACGTGCCGCAGGACGAGTATCTCCCGGTCCGCCTCCGCGAGCCCCTTAACGGCCGCCGCCACCTGGTCGGCCACTTCCCGCGCTTCGGCCGCCTCGCTCGCGGTCGGCTCGGGGGCGGCCAGCGACCGGGCCAGGGCGACGGCCGACGGGGCGAGCCCGCCCTCCTCCCGGCCGACGTCCCGGCAGTCGGCTCGGTGGGCCCGGCGGATCTTCAGAAGCCGCTCGTAGGCCGTCTTCCGGGCCCACAAGTGGAACGGCATCGGCCGCCGCTCGAGGAAGTCGGGCAGCCGCCGGGCCATCTCGGCCAGGGCCTCCTGGGCGACGTCGGACGCGTCCACCCGGGTCCGGACGGCCGGGTCCAGGCGGCCGCCGACGAACGCCACCAGGGCTGGGCGGTGGCGGGCCAGGAGTTCGCCCGCAGCGGCGGCGTCGCCGGCCTCGACCCGGCCGAGCAGGCCGAGGGTGTCGCCCGAGTCGGGCTGTGGGTGCGCAGCGGCCATACCGCTACCTTCCGCGGCGGGGAAAGTGTGAGCCTGGACCCGCCCGGACGGGGCGGGGTATACAGAATCGCTCCACTATACCCCCACACGAACCTCGTGCCAGACGCTATCCCCCTGAAGGCGAGAAAGTTGCTCACCAGGCTACGAACAGCATCAGCATTGCGATTGGCCCGCGTGATCGATCCGGCGCGGCCGTTCGGTCTCACCCCCAGCCGGCCGGGGAAATTCGTCGAGACTTGGTCGGCTGCCGCGGGTCCCGGAGGGTCGTCACCCCCACCGACTTGGTCCGGAACCCTTGCTGGGAGATCCGGACCCGCGCCTCGCGGACAGTGATGAGGTGCGCCTTCCGGCGAGAACCGCCCCGGATCAGGACGGGCGCCGGAGGGGCCGGGTTACTTCTTCTTGCCAGAGGTGAAGTCCAGCGTCCCCTCCCCGGTCCAGGAATAGACGAACGGGCCGGTGTACCCGGGGGCGCCCCCGGCGAACGGGATCGAGTCCGACTGGGCGATCATCCGGAAGCTCCCCCCGGACAGGTTCGAGAACCGGCCGGTGCTGTTGGCCGCGTCGTAGGCGAAGACGGCGTCGAACACCACCCCCTCGATGGCCGAGCCGTCGGCCGAGATCTGGCCCGTCACCACCCCGGTAAACCCGTCCCCGTAGGTGAACGCCAGCCGGTCGCCGTTCGCCGCCACGAACACGAACGACCCCTGGAAGGTGCCCGTCACCGCCCCGGTCCCGGAAACCGCCAGACTCCCCAGGGTGAACGACCCGCTCCCGGTGTGTTGGCCCAGCCGGGTGGCCGTTCCGGAGGTGATCTCGTGGTCGGCCGACCCGCCCGGGAACAGCGGCACGCCCTGGAAGGCCGGACCGGTGCCGTTGATCCGGAACGGGACGGTGTGCGTCCCGGCCGCGGCGTTGGCGGCATGGCCGAGCGACAGAGTGCCGGTCAGGGCGACGGTGACCTCACCGGTCGTCGGGTTGGCCGAGATGACGTACGAGGTCAGCCCGGTGGTCCCGGCCAGCCGGCCGGTTCCGCCGGTGTAGGTGATGGTGCCGGTGGTCTCGCTGGCGTGGGTGGCGAACCCGACCAGGGTGTCGCCGCTGGCGACGGTCTTGACGAACGAGTCGTCGGCCAGGTTCAGGTCGGCGGACACGCGGCCGAGGTGGGAGGCCCGCCCCTCGTAGTGGGCGACGCCGGCCGGGCTGACCCCGGTGAGGGTCAGGGTCTCGTGGAACGGCACGGCCGCCGCGGACGGGACATCCCGGCCTTCGAGGGCGGTGACGGCGGGGGTAAATCGAGCCGGCGCGAGGCGCGTCCGGGCGGGGCGGCCGCCGGTCAGGCGGCGGAGCAGGGCGACGATCATGGGGACACCTCTGTGGCCACCGGCGAGGGGGAAGACGCCCGCAGCCCCGGGGTGGCCGCCGGGGACAGGCGGATCGGACGGGGTCCACTCACCGCGACGGGTCCGTGGAACGCGCAGCCCCGCCCGCCCCGGTGTCGGGCACTCGCGGCTGGCCGGCACGAACGGCGGGCCCGGTCCAGGGCGGCGGTCTAACGGAGCCCGCCGCGACGGTGGCTGCAGAGTAACACCGCCTCGCTGCGAATAAGTGTGACAGCGAGGCCGAAAAAAGACCGGTGGTTTGAAAGTGGCTCGGGGCTCAACTCGCCAATCAACAGCTCGAAAACCCTTAAAATACTAGCCTTTCGGCCGCTTCGGTCGGCAGTTCAGCGTGAAGTGGCGGCGGGTGTATTGTCCTTCTTTTTGGGCAGCGGGACACTGGCGACGCCAGCTACCCTTTCAACCCCAGCATCCGGTCGAGCGAGTCGGCGGTCTGGTGGATCAGCGCCTCGGGCCAGTGCAGGTACGGGTGGAAGTACTCGAACGTCAGGTAGCCGCGGTAGCCGGTCTTGTCGAGCGCCTCCAGCACCGCCGGCCAGTTGGTCGTGCCGTCGAGTAGCGGGCGGAACGCCTCCAGGCTCACGTCGGTCCCCTTCTTCGTGAACTCCTTCAGGTGGACGTTCTTGATGCGGTTGCCGAGCTGGGCCACCCAGTGCTCGGGGAACTGGTACATCATGATGTTCCCCGTGTCGAAGTGGACCTTCACCCGCTCCGACCCGAACGAGTCCACGAAGGCGTTCATCTCGCCGGGGGTCATCAGGTAGCCGTTGAAGAAGATGTTCTCGATGTTCAGGAACACCCGCAGCTTCTCGGCCGCCGGCAGCAGCGCCCGCACGGCCTCCTTCGCCCGCCGGTCGCACACGTCGTTCGGCACCGGCTCGTGGTCGGTCCGCCACGGGATGTGAACGGCGCCCGGCACTACCAGCACGTTCTCGGTGCCGAGGTGGTGGGCGCACTCGGCGATCTTCCCGGCGAGTTCCAGACCGCGGGCGCGCTTGGCGGCGTCGTTGCTGCTCAGCGGGTACGGCCAGAACAGGAACGAACACACGCCGCTGATGCTGATACCGATCTTCTCGGCGAGCCGGCGGACCTGCGCGAACTCGGCGGGGCCGTTCTTCGGCGAGAGGTCGTTGTCGAGGTCGTAGTTCAGCTCGATTCCGTCGAACCCGGCGGCCTTGGCGAGGCGGAGGCAGGCCTCGAGGTTCATGCGCTCCGGGTACGGGAACGCCCACTGGTTGATCGACTTCTTGAACGGGTACTTCTTGGCGGGGGCCGGCGGTTGGGCGGCGGCGCTGGTGGCGGCGGCCCCGCAGGCGGCGGCGAGGAGTTGGCGGCGGTCGGGCTGGTACGGGCCGGACATGGGACACCTCGGGAGGGGTTGCCGGCCATCATCCGCGATCCGGCGCGGAACGCAACAGGGTCGCGCTTGTTCCCCCGCCGCGGATCGGGATAATGAAACGACCCCGCCGGAGTCCTCTCCATGCTCCTCGTCGGCCGCCAGACCGCCCGGACGTGCCAGACGCTGCACCGCCGGGCGTTCCTCCAGGTCGGCGGCAGCACCGCGCTCGGCCTGTCGTGGGCCGACCTCCTCCGCGCCCGGCCGCCCGGCACCTCCGGCCACACCCCCGGCGCGGCGAAGGCCGTCATCCTGCTGTGGCTGTGGGGCGGGCCGAGCCAGCTCGACACGTTCGACCCCAAGCCGAACGCCGCGCTCGAGTACCGCGGCCCGTTCGGCACCATCCCCACCCGCATCCCCGGCGGCCGCTTCACCGAGCTGTTCCCGCAGCTGGCCGCGGTGTCGAACCACCTCGCCGTCGTCCGCACGCTCACCACGCAGTCCACCGACCACGGCATCGCCGGCACCATCGGCCTGACCGGCAGTGGCGCCGGCGGCACCGGCCTCGACGGCAAGCCCCTCGGCGGCTCGCCGCGCCCGGCGCTCGGCTCCGTGGTGGCGAAGGCGCGGACCGTCGGCCGCCGCGCCGACGCCGCCAACCTGCACCCGTTCTTCGTCGTCGGCGGGAAGCTGCACCAGGGGAAGAAGGCGATCATCGGCGAGGGCGGCGGCCCGCTCGGCGCCGCGTTCGACCCGTTCCGCCTCGTCTACGACCCGGCCACCGGCACGAAGGTGCCGGCGCTGCAACTGCCGCCCGACCTCACGCCCGAGCGCATGACCGACCGCGCTGCGCTGCTCACCGGCATGGGTCGGCTCGAATCCCGCGCGCAGGAGTTGGGCGCGGCCGGCGCCTTCGACGAGTACCGCACCCGCGCCCTGGCGATGCTCACGCGCCCCGACGCCGCGGCGCTATTCGACGTGTCGAAGGAACCGGCCGCGCTCGCCGACCGCTACGGCCGCACGCGCTTCGGCCAGAGCTGCCTGCTAGCCCGGCGGTTGGTCGAGGGCGGCGTGCCGTTCGTGCAGGTGAACTGGAGCGACCACGTGGAGGCCGAGGAGGACGCCGGCGACGGCGGCTGGGACCACCACTACCGCAACTTCCAGATCATGCAGGACCGCCACGCCGGCTGGCTCGACCAGTCGTTCAGCTCGCTGATTACCGACCTGCGCGAGCGCGGGTTGTTGGGGAGCACGCTGGTGGTGGCGGTGGGTGAGTTCGGCCGCGATCCGAAGGTGAACGACAAGGCCGGCCGCGAGCACTGGCCGGGCTGCTACAGCGCCGTGCTGGCCGGCGGTGGCGTGGCCGGCGGCCGCACCGTGGGCACAAGCGACGCCCGCGCCGCGCGCCCCGCCGACACCCCGCTGACGCCCGCCGACCTGAACGCGACGGTGCAGCACCTCGTGGGCCTGACGAGCGAGCAGCTGACCGGCCTGGGCCTGACGCCCGTCGGCCGCGTGATCGAGGAGCTGTTCTGACCAGTTGCCGCTTGCGGCTTAGCGCTGCCCAGCGCTAAGCCGCAAGCGGCAAAACTCCGCGCCCGCCGCCGCCCCTACAATTCCCGCATGGCGGCCGGCGGGGAACCCACGGTGTTCGACGAAATCTTCGCCCGGATCACCCCGGACCGGCTCCTCCGCGACCCCCGCGCCACCGGCGAAGGCGTCGCCGTCGCCGTCATCGACTCGGGCGTCGAGCGGGCCGTCCTCGAAGACAAGTTCCGCGCCGCCGGCACCCCCATCCACCCCATCGACGGCGCCCTGTTTCGCGCCGACTCCGCCGCACCGCTGCCGTACACCGGCCACCAGTCGAGCCCGCACGGCACCACCGTCGCCGACGTGATCCTCACCGTCGCCCCGCGGGTGAAGCTGTACTCCGCCGACGTGTTCGGCCCGGCCGGCACGTGCGAGGTGGAGACGGTCATCCACGCCCTGCGGCACGCGATCGAGGTGTGGAAGGTGAAGGTCATCAACCTGTCGCTCGGGGTGCCGGAGCACAAGCTCCAGCAGCTGCCGCGGCGGCAGGCGCTGCTGCGGGCGATCGAGGAGGCGTACTTCCGCGACGTGCTGGTGTTCGCGGCGGCGCACAACGAGCACCCGCTGACGCGGAGCTACCCGGCGGTGTTCACGACGCCGCTGGTGTCCGTGGACAAGGGCGTGTTCGACGACCCGCTCGGGTTCGCGTACCGGCTGCGCGACCACGTGGAGTTCCAGGCGCACGGCAAGGGCTACCTCGGCCCGTTCGCCCGCGAGCCGGCGACGAGCTGGGCCACGCCGCACCTGTCCGGCATCGCGGCCCGCATCCTGTCGCTGAAGCCGGACCTGAAGCCGTTCGAGATGAAGACGCTGCTGTACTGGCTGACGCGGGGACGAACGGGGTGACCCGCTCGTCAGTCGTACTCACCCGCCGGCGCGACGCGGCGGAACCCCGCGGCGTCGGCCACCAGAACCACCGGAATGAAGTGCTTGGAGTTAGGCGCCGGCACGTACTGAACCCGCCCCGTCGCCTCGAACCAGTCGCCCTCGCCGAAGCCGCCCAGCGTGCCGCGCTCCAGCACGACCCGCACCTTAGCCGGTACCACGTCCGCGGCGCAGCACGTCATCTTGAGCCGGTAGACGGTGAACTGCCGGTCGTCGATCCGCGACACGCGCCCGGATACGACGGCCGTCCGCCCGCGCAGGCGCTCCCGTTCTGCCTCGTCGGAGGCGCCGGCGGCCAACTCGTTGAACGCCGTCACGGTGCCGTCCGTGTAGGGCGGCGACAGGAAACCCGTGACCGCGTCGTCGCCGCCGAGGAGCTTCTGAATGCGCGCCTGGCTGAACCCCGAGTACGGCACGCCGCACAGGAACAACGCGACGGGCAGGCAAAGCACCGCGAGGCGGGTGTAGGTCCAGTCGGAGTTGTGGTGGTGCCCACCCCCGTCGTGCCGGATGGCCACCGCCCGCACCGCCGCGAGGCCGAGGAGCGCCCACCCACTCGCCGTCACGAGCGGGTGGAAAGGCGAGGCGAGCAGGTAACCAAGCTGGCCGTTGTGAGACATCTGGAGCGCGACTAACCCGAGCACGCCGACCGTGAGAACGGTTAGGAATTCGCCAGCGGCGTGGGCGCGGGGCGCGTCCGCGTCGTGAAGGTGGTCTGTCATCACTGCCTCCTGCGAAACCTACAAACGAATACGCCGCCGCCGGGCCCGCCGTTCAGCACGGCCGCGGCGGCCGGCTCCAACGCTCTTTTGTGGCACAGACTCAATGCGTGCCGCGACCCCCCAGGGGGGAGCCGTACACACAATGGAATCGGCCCGAGTTTTGAGCGTTCCGCCGCCCCCGGCAACTCGTCTTCCCCAGTTCCCCACGGGACGCTATACCCCCGCCGCGACCGGGAAACCCCGGCGGGCCGGGCGGCGGAGGAAGACCATGACGGCACCCACGTTGCGGCGACTCGCGGCCACCACCGCCGCCCTCGCACTCCTCGCCACCACGCTCCGCGCGCAGCCGGAACCGTTCCCCGTCCGCCCCGCCGACGTGCCGCCGCTCGAACTCCCCGAAGAGCCCGCCACGATCATCACCGACCCGAACGTCGTGCCGGCGCAGTTCCAGCAACCGGTGTCGCTCGACAAGACGCAGCCGGTGACGCTGCCGCGGCCGGTCGCCGACCCGCCGCCGCCCGTCGTGCGGGTGCAGGTCCGCGTGCCCGCCGACTCGCCGCCCGGCGACGACATCAAGTACGTCCTCACCGTCACCAACAGCTCCGCGGCGGACGCCCACCGCGTCACCATCCGCAACCCGATCCCGGACGGCATCGAGCAGGTGGTGAAGGCGGCGCCGCAGTTCGACGAGGCGCCGGACAAGAACAAGCAGCTGACGTGGTCGCTCGGCACCCTGAAGGGCGGCGAGTCGAAGACGATCGAGCTGGTGCTGAAGCCCAAGGCCGACGCGAAGGAGGTGAAGAACCTCGCCTACGTTCGCTTCGA carries:
- a CDS encoding transposase, which translates into the protein MLFGGVFERFLEESPLSVMSRATIEHALSASALDALFDRTAERGYTRELLFSTTVDLMTLVVGGKALHVQAAYRHLRDRVPVTLKCVYDKLRNIETGVSAGLVAHVSGRCEGLITALGGGCKSLLPGYRVRVLDGNHLAATQRRLGVTRGHTAGPLPGQSLVVLDPALMLVTDIVPCEDAHTQERALIDQIVPLVRERDVWVADRNFCTAEFLCEVAARRAYVVIRRHGNLSVEAEAGYGAEVATDRGWVGERRVWVCWGGARLVRLRQVRVRLRAPTADGDAEVEILTNLPAKVPAKKVAEIYLKRWKIEGAFHELTVALNCEVNTLGYPRAALFGFCVAVAAYNVLAVLKAALRAVHGEKKVQEEVSGYYLALEWAMVYAGMMIALPASEWEAFGPMPSPELAGHLREWAGKVDLGRIKKAPPRKPTRTATRRIKDKSPHVSTARLLDEGKKTRQAKVSRNP
- a CDS encoding S8 family peptidase, with amino-acid sequence MFDEIFARITPDRLLRDPRATGEGVAVAVIDSGVERAVLEDKFRAAGTPIHPIDGALFRADSAAPLPYTGHQSSPHGTTVADVILTVAPRVKLYSADVFGPAGTCEVETVIHALRHAIEVWKVKVINLSLGVPEHKLQQLPRRQALLRAIEEAYFRDVLVFAAAHNEHPLTRSYPAVFTTPLVSVDKGVFDDPLGFAYRLRDHVEFQAHGKGYLGPFAREPATSWATPHLSGIAARILSLKPDLKPFEMKTLLYWLTRGRTG
- a CDS encoding sugar phosphate isomerase/epimerase family protein, with translation MSGPYQPDRRQLLAAACGAAATSAAAQPPAPAKKYPFKKSINQWAFPYPERMNLEACLRLAKAAGFDGIELNYDLDNDLSPKNGPAEFAQVRRLAEKIGISISGVCSFLFWPYPLSSNDAAKRARGLELAGKIAECAHHLGTENVLVVPGAVHIPWRTDHEPVPNDVCDRRAKEAVRALLPAAEKLRVFLNIENIFFNGYLMTPGEMNAFVDSFGSERVKVHFDTGNIMMYQFPEHWVAQLGNRIKNVHLKEFTKKGTDVSLEAFRPLLDGTTNWPAVLEALDKTGYRGYLTFEYFHPYLHWPEALIHQTADSLDRMLGLKG
- a CDS encoding serine/threonine-protein kinase, with product MSDRAGDSGECGDEVADLLAGVADDYLARRSAGEDPDPEEYAARHPALADDIRWTLAALRLAAPTPRPEPPHPPTGSAPQRLEELGDFRIVREVGRGGMGVVYEAEQVSLGGRRVALKILPFAAVADPRQLQRFRNEALAAASLDHPHVVRVHGVGCDRGFHYIAMQFVDGRTLADLVRERRGEAPPTGTPQPAAAAQDPTRSFAPDTTDDTPEDRPQTPGTASSRPPADAAYVRRVVEWGIQAADALEHAHAVGVVHRDVKPGNLLVDGSGHLFVADFGLAKLAADPGMTGTGDVIGTLRYMSPEQAGAKHDLVDHRSDVYSLGATLYELLTLTPAFAGRDRHEVLARVVSADPVAPRKVDRSIPRDLETVVLKAIEKDPARRYPSAKQFAADLRCVLEQRPVWAKRAGTAERVGKWARRNSAVVMAAFASLAVALVVLTGALVIVRGERDERDRALKDRTDALKDRTDALAAEREARKAEAAALGRAQADFQRSDRALTISLGVIARLGGANDQKLEKLFANPRTALDLNLQMAAALEEAVSAYPDKSEYPQKLVALYSQITNTCRDLRKFETGAEVGNKMAAMSVRTLAACRPGDRYTYLLSAYLGENNVGMCLHQQGRGAEAEAAFRRALAHLERAEADITKPGMETKVNKAGTEWFMVLLAGRSKLGLATLMAERGAATDADTACREILELISTQATRPKGLDSQLYQLKAQTLNLMGEMYTLHDRYADAAGAFRDALESFEKTPNSAYGLGWFLATCPDPCFRDPSRAIQLAKAELAREPDNRVARRVLGVALAQSGDWAGVHELYESKGSSHLSMPLDSVELFLRARCLERVEPDRSLDARRAYDFALEDAEKHNARDPVLIRVRAEAIEDFRVAVAPPPRRVMARFTPPAPEKLHPTARQLVGVWLHQVVDGTPVPITLRADATSIIGRATDPMGQGSWSFDGKTLIMRWPDETAPGGEWVDTCQLSEDRSSYSGTNQINIPVSGRKEVPRPNN
- a CDS encoding DUF1501 domain-containing protein, which translates into the protein MLLVGRQTARTCQTLHRRAFLQVGGSTALGLSWADLLRARPPGTSGHTPGAAKAVILLWLWGGPSQLDTFDPKPNAALEYRGPFGTIPTRIPGGRFTELFPQLAAVSNHLAVVRTLTTQSTDHGIAGTIGLTGSGAGGTGLDGKPLGGSPRPALGSVVAKARTVGRRADAANLHPFFVVGGKLHQGKKAIIGEGGGPLGAAFDPFRLVYDPATGTKVPALQLPPDLTPERMTDRAALLTGMGRLESRAQELGAAGAFDEYRTRALAMLTRPDAAALFDVSKEPAALADRYGRTRFGQSCLLARRLVEGGVPFVQVNWSDHVEAEEDAGDGGWDHHYRNFQIMQDRHAGWLDQSFSSLITDLRERGLLGSTLVVAVGEFGRDPKVNDKAGREHWPGCYSAVLAGGGVAGGRTVGTSDARAARPADTPLTPADLNATVQHLVGLTSEQLTGLGLTPVGRVIEELF
- a CDS encoding RNA polymerase sigma factor, with product MAAAHPQPDSGDTLGLLGRVEAGDAAAAGELLARHRPALVAFVGGRLDPAVRTRVDASDVAQEALAEMARRLPDFLERRPMPFHLWARKTAYERLLKIRRAHRADCRDVGREEGGLAPSAVALARSLAAPEPTASEAAEAREVADQVAAAVKGLAEADREILVLRHVDGLSHVEAGLLLGVDPAAARQRYGRALFRLQRALRESGVLEKCDE